The Fusobacterium sp. JB019 genome has a segment encoding these proteins:
- a CDS encoding response regulator transcription factor codes for MKRVLIIEDNDKIRKLLKMELMHEKYLVHEASDGKIGLEKFKSGSFDLILLDLMLPKYSGEEVCKKIRETSDIPIIVLTAKDQILNKVELLDMGADDYLTKPFNMQELFARMRVIFRNKKNFYSDNFIKYEELKIDSEQKILYLNDKEIKLTKTEYNLIYNFILNKEIVLSREKIIEEIWGWDFEGDIKIIDVYINSLRKKIETKNKKYIKTVRGFGYVLKHEEK; via the coding sequence ATGAAAAGGGTACTTATAATTGAAGATAATGATAAAATAAGAAAATTATTAAAAATGGAATTAATGCATGAAAAATATTTAGTTCACGAGGCTTCAGATGGAAAGATTGGTCTTGAAAAATTTAAATCAGGAAGTTTTGATTTAATTCTTTTGGATTTAATGTTGCCAAAATATTCAGGGGAAGAGGTTTGTAAAAAAATAAGAGAAACTTCAGATATTCCAATAATAGTATTAACAGCAAAGGATCAAATATTAAATAAGGTAGAGCTTTTAGATATGGGAGCAGATGATTATTTAACAAAACCATTTAATATGCAAGAGTTATTTGCAAGAATGAGGGTAATATTTAGAAATAAAAAGAATTTTTATTCAGATAATTTTATTAAATACGAGGAATTAAAAATAGATAGCGAGCAGAAGATTTTATATTTAAATGATAAGGAAATAAAATTAACAAAGACAGAATATAATTTAATTTATAATTTTATTTTAAATAAAGAGATAGTTTTATCTAGAGAAAAAATAATAGAAGAAATATGGGGCTGGGATTTTGAAGGAGATATAAAAATAATAGATGTATATATTAATTCTCTTAGAAAAAAAATAGAAACAAAAAATAAAAAATATATAAAAACAGTGAGAGGATTTGGTTATGTATTAAAACATGAAGAAAAGTAG
- a CDS encoding HAMP domain-containing sensor histidine kinase produces MKYISEELSRNYKKLIVIFFISYIGIIGFYSSYMYKNIKNQIRTVETFINYEFLDFRKEVDFEGESPKVFFEEALDESPKPERTMINLEYEGVNYFYMPNKFIKDRDNLNKNKLSDLKKEHIKNILEESNKMLPSNKIRNYVGYKYKILYKEVFIEGMKPIKLKVIKDMSREYERLGMLALFSIIWIFITLLIARYITKNFYQKFKNSIEDLHNSTNKINLNSLELKEEELDKKLNFKNEFEEFNLIKTSYIDMVKRLKLQMDSQIDFVNNASHELKTPLFIISGYIDMIKRWGIEDKEIVLEALSSIEDENKNMISLVEKLLFLAKDMELKRKYYEEFNLSEKIKNIVDNLKIVYPNQSINLKLSKEDFLIFSDKALLKQLVLNLLENAVKYGRGKPIDISLEYDNNYVINIKDNGIGIPEEDLEFIFDKFYRGDKSRNKDTGGHGLGLTIVKDIVEFLKGEIIINSEVGKGTDIKIIIPKGIKKGAD; encoded by the coding sequence ATGAAATATATTTCAGAAGAATTAAGTAGAAATTATAAGAAATTAATAGTTATATTTTTTATATCGTATATAGGTATAATTGGGTTTTATAGCTCATATATGTATAAAAATATAAAGAATCAAATAAGAACAGTTGAGACTTTTATTAATTATGAGTTTTTAGACTTTAGAAAAGAAGTTGATTTTGAAGGAGAAAGTCCAAAGGTGTTTTTTGAAGAAGCCTTAGATGAGAGTCCTAAGCCAGAGAGAACAATGATTAATTTAGAATATGAAGGTGTGAATTATTTTTATATGCCAAATAAATTTATAAAGGATAGAGATAATCTAAATAAAAATAAATTAAGTGATTTAAAAAAAGAACATATAAAAAATATATTAGAAGAGTCAAATAAAATGCTTCCATCGAATAAAATAAGAAATTATGTAGGATATAAATATAAAATTTTATATAAAGAAGTATTTATAGAGGGAATGAAACCTATAAAATTAAAAGTTATAAAAGATATGTCAAGGGAATATGAAAGACTAGGAATGTTAGCTTTGTTTTCTATAATTTGGATATTTATAACTTTGTTAATAGCAAGATATATAACAAAAAATTTCTATCAAAAATTTAAAAATTCCATAGAAGATTTACATAATTCTACCAATAAAATAAATTTAAATTCTTTAGAATTAAAAGAAGAGGAACTTGATAAAAAATTAAACTTTAAAAATGAATTTGAAGAATTTAATTTAATAAAGACTTCATACATTGATATGGTTAAAAGATTAAAATTACAAATGGATTCTCAAATAGATTTTGTAAATAATGCCTCACATGAATTGAAAACTCCATTATTTATAATAAGTGGATATATAGACATGATAAAAAGATGGGGAATTGAGGATAAAGAAATTGTATTAGAAGCTCTTTCTTCAATAGAAGATGAAAATAAGAACATGATATCATTAGTTGAAAAATTATTATTTTTAGCAAAGGATATGGAACTTAAAAGAAAGTATTATGAGGAATTTAATTTATCTGAAAAAATAAAAAATATAGTTGATAATTTAAAAATAGTATATCCAAATCAAAGTATAAATTTAAAATTATCAAAGGAAGATTTTTTAATTTTTTCTGATAAGGCCTTGCTAAAACAATTAGTCTTAAATTTATTAGAAAATGCTGTAAAATATGGAAGAGGAAAGCCCATAGATATATCTTTGGAATACGATAATAATTATGTAATTAATATTAAAGATAATGGAATAGGAATTCCTGAGGAAGACTTAGAGTTTATATTTGATAAATTCTATAGAGGGGATAAATCTAGAAATAAAGATACAGGAGGACATGGATTAGGATTAACTATTGTAAAGGATATAGTAGAATTTTTAAAGGGTGAAATAATAATTAATAGTGAAGTTGGTAAGGGAACTGATATAAAAATAATAATTCCTAAGGGAATAAAAAAGGGTGCTGATTAA
- a CDS encoding tripartite tricarboxylate transporter TctB family protein, protein MNKKIIDIILSILGILFGIYICVGTKNSVVGIESIFPYLIGGGVILTSIILLLVTLKENNNEKLKDKNYKVVGIMIISLIVYSIAIEYAGYLISTFILCALILFMLSEKVNLKRTVIVSLGTTIIVYSLFSFVLKVPLPSIF, encoded by the coding sequence ATGAATAAAAAAATTATTGATATTATTCTTAGTATTTTAGGTATATTATTTGGAATATATATATGCGTAGGTACTAAAAACAGTGTAGTAGGAATAGAAAGTATATTTCCTTACTTAATAGGTGGCGGAGTTATTTTAACATCAATTATTTTGCTATTAGTTACATTGAAAGAAAATAATAATGAGAAATTAAAAGATAAAAACTATAAAGTTGTAGGAATAATGATTATATCTTTAATAGTGTATTCAATAGCTATAGAATATGCAGGTTATTTGATATCAACATTTATTTTATGTGCTTTAATTCTTTTTATGTTATCAGAAAAAGTTAATTTAAAAAGAACTGTTATTGTATCCTTAGGTACAACAATTATAGTATATAGTTTATTTAGTTTTGTATTAAAGGTCCCATTACCAAGTATTTTTTAA
- a CDS encoding tripartite tricarboxylate transporter permease translates to MEHILLGFSSVLNPTNLLVLTFGVMLGMLVGALPGLNDTITMAVLIPITFGMAPHVALCLLVGVYTASCYGGSIPAILLKIPGTAASLVTTLDGYPMTERGEANQALGISISSSVFGGIFSSLILLFFAPILANQALKFGPPEYFMLGVLGISSVLGMATKDIMKNIISLFVGLFISLVGISAQTGTTRFTFGNYNLFSGVPFVPALIGLFGVVSLLNILENIGMKQEQIKKPGKIGSVLISKKMAKKLLPTWITSSLIGSGCGVLPGAGFIMAVFMSYDLTMKRLKNKVFGTGIDEGIAAPESANNSVVASSMVPLLSLGIPGNSSSALFLGALTIQGVKAGPALFTDYPGVAFHIMVSFLVANIIMFPLGVIFCRHFAGIILNLPKDILAVVVTILCVTGSYAILNSVFAIYLTIFFGILGYLFNKISLPLSPLILCMILGSMMEKNFIQALTISNYNFKIFLSSGISIGLFLLSMLFIMMPIIKNIKKRK, encoded by the coding sequence ATGGAACATATATTATTAGGTTTTTCAAGTGTTTTAAATCCTACAAATTTACTAGTATTAACATTTGGAGTTATGTTAGGAATGCTTGTAGGTGCTTTACCAGGATTAAATGACACAATAACAATGGCAGTTTTAATTCCTATTACTTTTGGAATGGCTCCTCATGTTGCATTATGTTTGTTGGTAGGAGTTTATACAGCTTCTTGTTATGGTGGATCTATTCCTGCAATTTTATTAAAAATACCAGGTACAGCAGCATCATTAGTAACTACATTAGATGGATATCCTATGACAGAACGAGGAGAAGCAAATCAAGCTTTAGGAATATCTATTTCTAGTTCAGTTTTTGGAGGAATATTTAGTTCATTGATATTACTATTTTTTGCTCCTATTTTAGCAAATCAAGCTTTAAAGTTTGGCCCTCCAGAATACTTTATGTTAGGTGTATTAGGAATAAGTAGTGTACTAGGAATGGCTACAAAAGATATTATGAAAAATATAATTAGTTTATTTGTAGGGTTATTTATATCACTAGTTGGTATAAGTGCTCAAACTGGTACTACAAGATTTACTTTTGGAAATTATAATTTATTTTCAGGCGTTCCTTTTGTTCCAGCGTTAATCGGTTTATTTGGAGTGGTATCATTATTAAATATTCTTGAGAATATAGGGATGAAACAAGAACAAATTAAGAAGCCAGGAAAGATTGGTTCTGTTTTAATAAGTAAAAAGATGGCAAAGAAGCTTTTGCCTACATGGATAACATCTAGTTTAATAGGAAGTGGATGCGGAGTACTTCCAGGAGCAGGTTTCATTATGGCAGTATTTATGTCTTATGATTTAACAATGAAAAGATTAAAAAATAAAGTATTTGGAACAGGTATAGATGAAGGAATAGCAGCTCCAGAATCTGCAAATAATTCTGTTGTAGCAAGTTCAATGGTACCTTTGTTATCTTTGGGGATACCAGGAAATTCAAGTTCAGCTTTATTTTTAGGAGCTTTAACAATTCAAGGTGTAAAAGCAGGTCCTGCATTATTTACAGATTATCCTGGTGTAGCTTTTCATATAATGGTTAGTTTTTTAGTGGCTAATATAATAATGTTTCCTTTAGGCGTAATATTTTGTAGACATTTTGCAGGTATAATTTTAAATTTACCTAAAGATATATTAGCAGTTGTAGTAACTATATTATGTGTTACAGGATCATATGCTATATTAAATAGTGTTTTTGCAATTTATTTGACTATTTTCTTTGGTATTTTAGGATATTTGTTTAATAAAATATCTTTGCCTTTATCGCCACTTATTCTTTGTATGATACTTGGTAGTATGATGGAAAAGAATTTTATTCAAGCGTTAACTATTTCTAATTATAATTTTAAAATATTCTTATCAAGTGGGATTTCTATAGGGCTATTCTTATTATCTATGTTATTTATAATGATGCCTATTATAAAAAATATAAAAAAAAGAAAGTAA
- a CDS encoding YhcH/YjgK/YiaL family protein: MILGNIQSFENNNNIPSIIKEIMRYLKENPFDNNPPGIYKIRGNEIFAKVIESTTDIKINRLPEVHRKYIDLQYIINGTLKIEYGSDSPNYKILKKYNETRDILFYNDFKEEKEITLTKGSFIVFPINIVHRTDYYEYNQAFKKVVVKIKSDLL; the protein is encoded by the coding sequence ATGATTTTAGGAAATATTCAAAGCTTTGAGAATAATAATAATATTCCATCAATAATTAAAGAAATAATGAGATATTTAAAAGAAAACCCATTTGACAATAATCCCCCTGGTATATATAAAATTAGAGGCAATGAAATATTTGCTAAAGTTATAGAAAGTACTACAGACATTAAAATTAATCGTCTCCCTGAAGTTCATAGAAAATATATTGATTTACAATATATAATCAATGGAACTTTAAAAATTGAATATGGTTCTGATTCTCCGAATTATAAAATTTTAAAAAAATATAATGAAACAAGGGATATTCTTTTTTATAATGATTTTAAAGAGGAAAAAGAAATAACCCTTACAAAGGGATCTTTTATTGTTTTTCCTATAAATATAGTTCATAGAACAGATTACTATGAATATAATCAAGCTTTTAAAAAAGTAGTAGTAAAAATAAAATCTGATTTACTTTAA
- a CDS encoding mandelate racemase/muconate lactonizing enzyme family protein, whose product MKITDIRVIRANKFIYVKVMTDEGIYGIGESGAWGFLDASAEAIESFKSYLIGKNPLNIEQHWQYLYRCYHFRGAAVMAGISAIDIALWDIAGKKYNTPIYNLLGGQCREKIRVYYHVSGETDEELFANCLKAKEEGYTAIGHLSPFLDEPRSKRFYSSYANVVNEAVERIGHIRELVGNDVDLCLELHRRMKPHEAVAFSKAIEKYTPMFLEDPIIPDNFDSMGLVASKSNVPIATGERIHTIQEYEMLFSRDAMGYARVSPCLCGGFTGAKKIAALAEARGILVVPHNPLSPVSTTVCMHLATAIDNFAVLELPDHSTVSATERFCSTNSVDFNSFKQSDMVTWVPNADQGYVKLEGKPGLGIDLVEGIEEKFPYQRREINTRLNVDGSVVDQ is encoded by the coding sequence ATGAAAATAACAGATATTAGAGTAATACGAGCAAATAAATTTATTTATGTAAAAGTAATGACAGATGAGGGGATTTATGGTATAGGAGAGAGTGGAGCTTGGGGATTTTTAGATGCTTCAGCAGAAGCTATTGAAAGCTTTAAATCTTATTTAATAGGGAAAAATCCACTGAATATTGAACAGCATTGGCAATATTTATATAGATGCTATCACTTTAGAGGTGCAGCAGTAATGGCTGGAATTAGTGCAATAGATATAGCTTTATGGGATATAGCAGGAAAGAAATATAACACTCCGATTTATAATTTATTAGGAGGACAGTGCAGAGAAAAAATAAGAGTTTACTATCACGTTAGTGGAGAAACTGATGAGGAGTTATTTGCAAACTGTTTAAAAGCAAAAGAAGAAGGCTATACAGCTATTGGACATTTATCACCATTTCTTGATGAACCGAGAAGCAAAAGATTTTATTCATCATATGCAAATGTAGTGAATGAAGCAGTTGAAAGAATTGGGCATATTAGAGAACTTGTAGGTAATGATGTAGATTTATGCTTGGAATTACATAGAAGAATGAAGCCTCATGAGGCAGTAGCTTTTTCTAAAGCAATAGAAAAATATACTCCAATGTTTTTAGAGGATCCTATTATACCAGATAATTTTGATTCTATGGGGTTGGTAGCTAGTAAGAGTAATGTTCCAATAGCAACAGGAGAAAGAATTCACACTATTCAAGAATATGAAATGTTATTTTCAAGAGATGCTATGGGATATGCAAGAGTAAGTCCTTGCTTATGTGGAGGATTTACAGGTGCTAAAAAAATTGCAGCATTAGCTGAAGCAAGAGGAATATTAGTGGTTCCTCATAATCCTCTAAGTCCTGTAAGTACAACTGTTTGCATGCATTTAGCAACAGCTATTGATAATTTTGCAGTATTAGAACTACCAGATCACAGTACAGTATCTGCAACGGAAAGATTTTGTAGTACAAACTCAGTAGATTTTAATTCATTTAAACAAAGTGATATGGTTACATGGGTTCCAAATGCAGATCAAGGATATGTGAAGTTAGAAGGAAAACCAGGATTAGGAATTGATTTAGTAGAAGGAATAGAAGAAAAATTTCCCTACCAAAGAAGAGAAATAAATACTCGATTGAATGTTGATGGTTCGGTTGTAGATCAATAA
- a CDS encoding glycosyltransferase family 2 protein, producing MKRISVIAPVYNEKDNIVKFINKVEKALKKGFSSYEIILVNDGSTDGSTKILNEAAISNAHVKVLNFSKNNGQTAALDAGFKKATGDLIVTMDSDLQTNPDDIYILLKYIDRYDMVNGCRKTREDGLKRKISSTVANKIRNFITRDDIKDTGCPLKLFKKKVIESFYLYEGMHRFLPTLAKINGFKVIEVPVRHYDREFGTSKYGVFNRLFKSLKDAFAVRWMKKRHLHYSFERKEI from the coding sequence ATGAAAAGAATATCAGTAATAGCACCAGTTTATAACGAAAAGGATAATATTGTTAAATTCATCAATAAAGTTGAAAAGGCTTTAAAAAAAGGCTTTTCTTCCTATGAAATTATTTTAGTAAATGATGGAAGTACAGATGGAAGTACCAAAATATTAAATGAAGCTGCTATTTCAAATGCTCATGTTAAGGTTCTTAATTTTTCTAAAAATAACGGACAAACTGCAGCTCTTGATGCTGGCTTTAAAAAGGCAACTGGAGATTTAATAGTAACTATGGATTCAGATTTACAAACAAATCCTGATGATATTTATATACTTTTAAAATATATAGATAGATATGATATGGTAAACGGTTGTAGAAAAACTAGGGAAGACGGATTAAAAAGAAAAATTTCTTCTACTGTTGCTAATAAAATTAGAAATTTTATTACAAGAGATGATATTAAAGATACTGGATGTCCTTTAAAACTTTTTAAAAAGAAAGTTATTGAAAGTTTCTATTTATATGAAGGAATGCATAGATTCTTACCTACTTTAGCTAAAATAAATGGATTTAAAGTAATTGAAGTTCCAGTTAGACATTATGATAGAGAGTTTGGAACATCTAAATACGGAGTTTTTAATCGTTTGTTTAAAAGTTTAAAGGATGCCTTTGCTGTAAGATGGATGAAAAAAAGACATTTACATTATTCATTTGAAAGAAAGGAGATATAA
- a CDS encoding LysR family transcriptional regulator — protein MTIKQLQHFQGICIYKSITKAAEKLYISQPALTTSLKNLEKDLNINLLKRSKSKIILTKEGEFFLNKTNEFLKHYDSLLEETKDFLNEYKYIKIGIPLQIGVLMLPVIFSEFQNQFQDIKIEIFETGGISTVQRVLDEEIHIAITGIPENFSSELLIEPLFKDKVCLCVKKNHKYANLKSIKLEDAINEKHVGLGDTFFVSKILKEEIKKRNLDNKILFTTNQLGTIKTMINSGIASALLIRSAISEEDNIVAIPLEEDITANISIVTKKNISLYRDTKQIKEFFIKRFKK, from the coding sequence ATGACCATTAAACAGCTTCAGCATTTTCAAGGGATTTGTATTTATAAAAGTATTACTAAAGCTGCTGAAAAACTATATATTTCTCAACCAGCTCTCACTACATCATTAAAAAATCTCGAAAAAGATCTTAATATTAATTTATTAAAACGTTCAAAATCTAAAATCATCCTCACCAAAGAAGGTGAATTTTTTTTAAATAAAACAAATGAGTTTCTTAAACATTATGATAGTTTACTCGAAGAAACTAAAGATTTTTTAAATGAATATAAATATATTAAAATTGGTATTCCTTTGCAAATAGGTGTTTTAATGTTACCTGTTATTTTTAGTGAATTTCAAAATCAGTTCCAAGATATTAAAATTGAAATATTTGAAACTGGAGGAATAAGCACTGTCCAAAGAGTGCTAGACGAAGAAATTCATATAGCTATAACTGGTATTCCTGAAAATTTTTCAAGTGAACTTTTAATTGAACCTTTATTCAAGGATAAGGTATGCTTATGTGTAAAGAAAAATCATAAATATGCTAATTTAAAATCTATTAAACTTGAAGATGCAATAAATGAAAAACATGTCGGGCTCGGAGATACTTTTTTCGTAAGTAAAATTCTTAAAGAAGAAATAAAAAAAAGGAATCTTGATAATAAAATTTTATTTACTACTAACCAATTAGGTACTATTAAAACTATGATTAATTCTGGTATTGCTTCTGCACTTCTTATAAGGTCAGCTATTTCAGAAGAAGATAATATTGTTGCTATTCCTTTAGAAGAAGACATTACTGCTAATATCTCTATTGTTACTAAAAAAAACATTTCTTTATATAGAGATACAAAACAAATAAAAGAATTTTTCATCAAGAGATTTAAAAAATAA
- a CDS encoding PatB family C-S lyase, with translation MSFEFFNNDPNRKGNTNAKKYSPEKTKEDQISMWIADTDFYSPKEITEALIKKASVGHFGYEYNTYEFEKAVANWIKKRFNYEINPNWVSYSTGVINGIAFAVHALTSSKDRILIQTPVYQNFKKTIELNGRELIKNPLVLKNGRFEIDFEDLETKLKDEKVTMMILCNPHNPSGRCFTRKELEKIGNLCTSNNVLIVSDEIHQDIIYPGHKHINISSISMEIANNCITFINPSKTFNIAGLFTAAWFTQNKEIFKKMDEKQIAHKAICRNVFGEVALITAYNECDYYADEMMAYLTETREIVKKYVDDHLEGVSLIWPEATYLYLLDFTNVGFDTQEQLVNFIENEAKLYLNSGTLYGEEGKMLMRINVGVPHKTIYEALERLNKALIRLK, from the coding sequence ATGAGTTTTGAATTTTTTAATAATGATCCAAATAGAAAAGGGAATACAAATGCTAAAAAATATAGTCCAGAGAAAACTAAAGAAGATCAAATTTCAATGTGGATAGCAGATACAGATTTTTATTCTCCAAAAGAAATAACTGAAGCTTTAATAAAAAAGGCATCTGTAGGACATTTTGGATACGAATATAATACTTATGAATTTGAAAAAGCAGTAGCCAATTGGATAAAAAAAAGATTTAATTATGAAATTAATCCAAATTGGGTAAGTTATTCAACAGGAGTAATAAATGGAATAGCTTTTGCTGTTCATGCATTAACAAGTTCAAAAGATAGGATATTAATTCAAACTCCTGTATATCAAAATTTTAAAAAGACAATAGAACTTAATGGAAGGGAGTTAATAAAAAACCCATTGGTTTTAAAAAATGGAAGGTTTGAAATTGATTTTGAAGATTTAGAGACAAAATTGAAAGATGAAAAAGTAACTATGATGATACTTTGTAATCCTCATAATCCTTCAGGAAGATGTTTTACAAGAAAAGAATTAGAAAAAATAGGAAATTTATGTACTTCGAATAATGTTTTAATAGTGTCTGATGAAATACACCAAGATATTATTTATCCAGGTCATAAACATATAAATATATCAAGTATAAGTATGGAAATAGCTAATAATTGTATAACATTTATAAATCCGAGTAAAACTTTTAATATAGCAGGTTTATTTACAGCTGCATGGTTTACTCAAAATAAAGAAATATTTAAAAAAATGGATGAAAAACAAATAGCCCATAAAGCTATATGTAGAAATGTTTTTGGTGAAGTAGCATTAATAACTGCATATAATGAATGCGATTATTATGCAGATGAAATGATGGCATATTTGACAGAAACTAGAGAGATAGTTAAAAAATATGTGGATGATCATTTAGAGGGAGTAAGTTTAATTTGGCCTGAAGCTACTTATTTATACTTATTAGATTTTACAAATGTAGGTTTTGATACTCAAGAACAATTAGTTAATTTTATAGAAAATGAAGCAAAACTATATTTAAATTCAGGAACATTATATGGAGAAGAGGGAAAAATGCTTATGAGAATAAATGTGGGGGTACCTCATAAAACAATTTATGAAGCATTGGAGAGATTAAATAAAGCTTTAATTAGATTAAAATAA
- a CDS encoding tripartite tricarboxylate transporter substrate binding protein produces the protein MIKKGLLLIGLATLMFVGCGKKENKQGVIKNFPEKNIKIIVPFAAGGGVDTNTRILADVGSDLMNGYKFIVENKPGSGAIVGLTYAKNAKPDGYTLGATSYSMISKPILIKDSTFKTEDFSPIALMTTDGTVLAVPTNSPINTFKDFIKLSKEKEITVNTSGFKGGPHIAGVKISNAINSKLNFVHTDGATVQIPQLLGGHIDAGILTVGEAEKLYSDHKIKILGVTTADRSPILKDIPTFKELGYNVQYEVFRGFSAPKGTPKETLDKLEKIFKDIITSDEFKTKMESAGNLVNYKGQKDFKELVKNESESLKAIESQL, from the coding sequence ATGATTAAAAAAGGATTGCTATTAATAGGCTTAGCTACATTGATGTTTGTGGGGTGTGGAAAGAAAGAAAATAAACAAGGAGTAATAAAGAATTTTCCAGAAAAGAATATTAAAATAATTGTTCCATTTGCAGCAGGTGGTGGAGTGGATACAAACACAAGGATATTAGCAGATGTAGGCTCAGATTTAATGAATGGATATAAATTTATTGTGGAAAATAAACCTGGAAGTGGAGCTATTGTTGGATTAACTTATGCTAAGAATGCTAAGCCAGATGGATATACTTTAGGAGCAACATCTTATTCTATGATTAGTAAACCGATCTTAATAAAAGACTCAACTTTTAAGACTGAAGATTTTAGTCCAATAGCTTTAATGACAACAGATGGAACAGTTTTAGCTGTACCAACAAATTCTCCTATTAATACATTTAAAGATTTTATAAAACTATCAAAAGAAAAAGAAATTACTGTAAACACATCAGGATTTAAAGGTGGACCGCATATTGCAGGAGTAAAAATTTCTAATGCAATAAATTCAAAACTTAATTTTGTACATACTGATGGAGCAACAGTTCAAATACCTCAATTATTAGGTGGGCATATAGATGCAGGAATATTAACCGTTGGTGAAGCAGAAAAATTATATTCTGATCATAAAATAAAAATACTAGGAGTTACAACAGCTGATAGAAGTCCCATTCTAAAAGATATTCCTACTTTTAAAGAATTAGGATATAATGTTCAATATGAAGTATTTAGAGGATTTAGTGCCCCTAAAGGAACTCCAAAAGAAACATTAGATAAATTAGAGAAAATATTTAAAGATATTATTACAAGTGATGAGTTTAAAACAAAGATGGAATCAGCGGGTAATTTAGTTAATTATAAAGGTCAAAAAGATTTTAAAGAATTAGTAAAAAATGAAAGTGAGTCATTAAAAGCAATTGAAAGTCAATTATAA
- a CDS encoding ATP phosphoribosyltransferase regulatory subunit: protein MKFTQIKDELNYSSKKYQLTREIEDIFINFKYIKLEPSIFEDYDDFTSINQRIKKEKIVKVINSNSKILILRPDITMNIIKKLIPRWEDDIKVKLFYNSSIFVNESNTNIKEFSQMGVEYLGEDSIDADIEIIQLVFKILKKYNKNFLLEIGNSKYINGLLDETYLTKSSKLKLKDLIYKKNKNELIKYVSNLNLKKEIKNLLFNILDFQGNMEEVIIKAEKFYMNQAMKNSIAEIKNFKKIVKEYDYLKYIHLDLSLITELDYYDGLIFKGYYENSYAEIIRGGRYNLLTQIFNINSPGIGFSINLDELIKIFYKEGE from the coding sequence ATGAAATTTACACAAATTAAAGATGAATTGAACTATTCATCTAAAAAATATCAATTAACAAGAGAAATAGAGGATATATTTATAAATTTTAAATATATAAAATTAGAACCCTCGATTTTTGAAGATTATGATGATTTTACCTCAATTAATCAGAGAATAAAAAAAGAAAAAATAGTTAAGGTTATTAATAGTAATTCAAAAATTTTAATTTTAAGGCCTGATATTACAATGAATATAATTAAAAAATTAATACCTAGATGGGAAGATGATATTAAAGTTAAATTGTTTTATAATTCTTCAATTTTTGTAAATGAGTCAAATACTAATATTAAAGAATTTTCTCAAATGGGGGTTGAGTATTTAGGAGAGGATTCCATAGATGCTGATATAGAAATTATTCAACTGGTTTTTAAAATTTTAAAAAAATATAATAAAAATTTTCTGTTAGAAATAGGGAATAGCAAATATATCAATGGATTATTAGATGAGACTTATTTAACAAAAAGTTCAAAATTAAAATTAAAAGATTTAATTTATAAAAAAAATAAAAACGAACTAATTAAATACGTTAGTAATTTAAATTTAAAAAAAGAAATTAAAAATTTACTTTTCAATATTTTAGATTTCCAAGGAAATATGGAGGAAGTAATAATTAAAGCAGAAAAGTTCTATATGAATCAAGCTATGAAAAATTCTATAGCAGAAATTAAAAATTTTAAAAAAATAGTGAAAGAATATGATTATTTAAAATATATACATCTTGATTTATCTTTAATTACAGAACTAGATTATTATGATGGATTAATATTTAAAGGCTATTATGAAAATTCTTATGCAGAAATTATTCGTGGTGGAAGGTATAATCTTTTAACACAAATATTTAATATTAATAGCCCTGGCATAGGATTTTCTATAAATTTAGATGAACTAATTAAAATATTTTATAAGGAGGGTGAATAA